The Cucurbita pepo subsp. pepo cultivar mu-cu-16 chromosome LG08, ASM280686v2, whole genome shotgun sequence genome contains a region encoding:
- the LOC111801110 gene encoding uncharacterized protein LOC111801110, translated as MGSGFFSESELWVSSVNEVREDPDEDSSIEEGEEIGSDSDLDESVQMGMENLTKKMKKKKKKNHVLLEGFVEDEDELMRTKSLTDEDLDELKGCVDLGFGFSYDEIPELCNTLPALELCYSMSQKYMDEHQKSPESSTALDSCSSVSSPIANWKISSPGDHPEDVKARLKFWAQAVACTVRLCN; from the exons atgggAAGTGGTTTCTTCAGCGAATCTGAATTGTGGGTTTCTTCTGTGAATGAAGTTCGAGAAGACCCAGATGAGGATTCCTCCATTGAAGAGGGTGAGGAAATCGGGTCGGATTCGGATTTGGACGAGTCGGTTCAAATGGGGATGGAAAATTTgacgaagaagatgaagaagaagaagaagaagaatcatgtTTTGCTTGAGGGGTTTGTGGAGGATGAGGATGAGTTGATGAGGACGAAGAGCTTGACGGATGAGGATCTGGATGAGCTTAAAGGGTGTGTGGATCTAGGGTTTGGTTTCAGTTACGATGAGATTCCGGAGCTCTGCAACACTTTGCCGGCGTTGGAGCTCTGTTATTCCATGAGCCAAAAGTACATGGACGAGCACCAGAAGTCGCCGGAGAGCTCGACGGCGTTGGATTCGTGTTCGTCAGTGTCGAGTCCGATTGCGAATTGGAAGATCTCCAGTCCTG GTGATCATCCAGAAGATGTTAAGGCAAGGCTCAAATTTTGGGCTCAGGCAGTGGCATGTACTGTTAGATTATGCAACTAA
- the LOC111799661 gene encoding probable phospholipid hydroperoxide glutathione peroxidase — protein sequence MHFLQIVNWISLLILCASAFYFYRTAQISPFPLNMAQESSNSIYDFTVKDIQGNDVNLSQYRGKVLLIVNVASQCGLTQSNYKELNVLYEKYKNQGFEILAFPCNQFAAQEPGSNEEIQETVCTRFKAEFPIFDKVEVNGKNAAPIYRFLKSQKGGIFGDGIKWNFTKFLVNKEGKVVDRYAPTTSPFKIEKDIQNLLQSA from the exons AtgcattttcttcaaattgtcAATTGGATATCGCTCTTGATTCTCTGTGCATCAGCATTTTATTTCTATCGCACAGCCCAAATTTCTCCTTTCCCTCTGAATATGGCTCAAGAATCCTCCAATTCCATTTATGATTTCACTGTCAAG GATATTCAAGGGAATGATGTGAACCTTAGTCAATACAGGGGGAAGGTTCTTCTTATAGTGAATGTTGCTTCTCAatg TGGTTTAACGCAGTCAAACTACAAGGAGTTAAATGTATTGtatgaaaaatacaaaaatcaaG GTTTCGAGATATTGGCATTTCCTTGCAATCAGTTTGCAGCACAAGAGCCAGGAAGCAATGAGGAGATTCAGGAAACTGTATGCACAAGGTTCAAAGCTGAATTCCCCATATTTGATAAG GTTGAGGTTAACGGGAAGAATGCAGCACCCATTTATAGGTTCCTGAAATCACAAAAGGGTGGAATATTTGGGGATGGCATCAAATGGAACTTCACAAAGTTCTTGGTGAACAAAGAAGGAAAGGTGGTTGATAGATATGCTCCTACCACCTCGCCTTTCAAGATTGAG AAAGATATCCAGAATCTGTTGCAATCTGCTTGA
- the LOC111799649 gene encoding tRNA threonylcarbamoyladenosine dehydratase, which translates to MEGKLKSLSMVGAGALFGSVSTFFILKLINRRLANQAETKATKLRGNGHMVETTVKGSPVVACTSHGISDVDLLTDEIVSEQLTRNIQFFGLSAQKNVTASYVVVIGLGGVGSHAAMMLLRSGVGRLLLVDFDQVSLSSLNRHAVATRADVGVPKAQCLKEHFLSIFPECQVEAKVLLYDATSEEEILSGKPDFVLDCIDNIDTKVSLLAACVRRGLKVLSATGAGARADPTRIRVADLRESTNDPLSRAVRHRLRKGYGIEGGIPVVFSLEKPKAKLLPFQGPSGEAENPSDYQIVPGFRVRIIPVLGTIPAIFGQVMASYVVTQLAGLQVETEPVVNLDIEHYRLLHQRLIEHEESLYGTAMQVQVDVEEVMFVAKELWHGRSARDQFAKDVGRGMWRAINELMLVRWDRAKPASVANLVLLRFKEADEHESATLDDIKENEPEFFTRVTGVLKRAEMEFFL; encoded by the exons ATGGAGGGAAAATTGAAGTCTCTTTCAATGGTTGGTGCTGGAGCTCTCTTCGGTTCTGTTTCTACCTTCTTCATCCTCAAGCTCATTAACAG GCGGTTAGCGAACCAAGCTGAAACGAAGGCAACCAAGCTGCGTG GTAATGGACATATGGTTGAGACCACTGTTAAGGGCAGTCCTGTTGTTGCGTGCACCAGTCATGGGATTTCTGATGTAGACCTTCTAACTGATGAAATTGTTTCCGAACAACTAACaag GAACATTCAGTTCTTTGGCCTTAGCGCACAGAAGAATGTGACTGCATCTTATGTTGTGGTAATTGGTCTTGGTGGTGTTGGGAGTCATGCTGCTATGATGCTTCTACGATCAGGGGTTGGCAGGCTTCTCCTTGTTGACTTTGACCAG GTATCACTTTCTTCTCTAAATCGACATGCCGTGGCAACAAGAGCAGATGTTGGTGTCCCAAAAGCTCAGTGCCTGAAGGAGCACTTTCTATCCATCTTTCCGGAGTGTCAAGTAGAAGCAAAAGTGCTATTATATGACGCAACATCTGAAGAAGAAATTCTTTCTGGGAAACCTGATTTTGTTTTAGACTGCATTGACAATATTGATACAAAG GTATCACTTCTTGCTGCATGTGTACGTAGGGGCTTGAAAGTATTATCAGCAACAGGAGCTGGGGCTCGAGCTGACCCAACAAGAATTCGCGTGGCTGATTTAAGAGAGTCAACAAATGACCCATTATCTAGAGCT GTGAGGCACCGTTTGCGGAAGGGTTATGGCATTGAAGGGGGCATTCCTGTTGTATTCTCTTTagaaaaacccaaagcaaagctgcTTCCATTCCAAGGACCAAGTGGAGAAGCCGAAAATCCGTCAGATTATCAG ATAGTACCTGGGTTCAGAGTTCGCATCATACCTGTTCTAGGCACCATCCCTGCAATTTTTGGACAGGTAATGGCCTCATATGTTGTGACACAACTAGCAGGGCTACAAGTGGAAACAGAGCCTGTCGTTAATTTGGACATCGAACATTATAGATTGCTTCATCAGCGACTCATTGAGCATGAGGAATCATTGTATGGTACTGCCATGCAAGTCCAG GTAGATGTTGAAGAAGTGATGTTTGTTGCAAAAGAGCTCTGGCATGGAAGAAGCGCAAGAGACCAATTCGCAAAAGATGTTGGACGGGGAATGTGGCGAGCTATTAATGAATTAATGCTTGTGAG GTGGGACAGAGCAAAACCAGCATCCGTGGCTAACTTGGTTCTTTTGAGGTTCAAAGAG GCTGATGAACATGAGTCAGCCACCCTAGATGACATAAAGGAAAACGAACCCgaattctttacaagggtaaCCGGTGTTTTGAAGCGAGCTGAGATGGAATTTTTCTTATGA
- the LOC111799818 gene encoding uncharacterized protein LOC111799818 has translation MINPADENHEQNYAKRFSIRQYTLSCRQKNIFDCWPFPDKYLLLCQKHGVTDVLPPIHPPRSVIQSSEDDHSIDFKPDNKNPIVIQSAATESNNSREICYSSGISHDVSFDMLGPQTNTTSHSCLDVEKQPIWSVDCSRMSRKNDRRRKGKQKKRLMVDILAVAKPCSLEDVYEMNSENVDKNTAVKKGLRGVKQSAIVDHGCNSELAEDCSNGKLEIHGYEEEYPNLLGQNRWVLKSQTHRLQIQV, from the exons ATGATCAATCCAGCAGACGAAAATCACGAACAAAATTATGCGAAACGTTTCTCGATTAG ACAGTATACCCTTTCTTGTCGTCAAAAGAACATATTTGATTGCTGGCCATTTCCAGACAAGTACCTGCTTCTGTGTCAGAAGCATGGTGTTACCGATGTTTTGCCACCAATTCATCCCCCTCGTAGTGTCATTCAATCATCTGAAGATGACCACTCGATTGATTTTAAGCCAGACAACAAAAATCCCATTGTCATTCAATCAGCGGCTACAGAATCAAACAATTCCAGAGAAATCTGTTATTCATCAGGGATATCCCATGATGTTTCTTTTGATATGTTGGGTCCTCAAACGAATACAACTTCACATTCATGTCTCGATGTTGAGAAACAGCCAATTTGGTCGGTGGATTGCTCGAGAATGTCGAGGAAAAATGACAGGAGACGAAAagggaaacaaaagaaacgGTTGATGGTGGATATTTTGGCAGTGGCAAAGCCTTGTAGTTTGGAagatgtttatgaaatgaataGCGAGAATGTTGATAAAAATACAGCTGTAAAGAAAGGGTTGAGAGGAGTTAAACAATCAGCCATTGTTGACCATGGCTGCAACTCTGAGCTTGCAGAGGATTGCTCAAATGGAAAGCTTGAAATTCATGGTTATGAAGAAGAATACCCCAACTTGTTAGGACAAAACAGATGGGTATTGAAAAGTCAAACTCATAGGCTACAGATCCAAGTTTAA
- the LOC111799578 gene encoding histidine protein methyltransferase 1 homolog yields MRAPSLLAQCLPGLVPQDKGSQSTPSISERDVHLPSPAVEILPSKTAHPYKYAGENVDLQGLNVFKGRVSVADIIGFNGSESISSKPEGYLKSWDSSIDLVNVLKHEIRDGQLSFRGKRVLELGCSYGLPGVFACLKGASIVHFQDLSAESVRCTTIPNVLANLEQARDRQSRQAESPLTPSRHSLSPSVHFYAGDWEELPTVLSVVRGDGFEGPTGMSLSFSEEDFMDGCSSQDGSIIGHESSSRRSRKLSGSRAWERASESDQGEGGYDVILMAEIPYSLNSLKKLYSLMKKCVRPPYGVLYLATKKNYVGFNSGARHLRSLVDEEGVFGAHLVKEMTDRDIWKFFLK; encoded by the exons ATGAGAGCACCATCATTACTTGCGCAATGCTTGCCTGGTTTGGTGCCCCAAGATAAAGGAAGCCAGAGCACTCCCTCCATTTCAGAGAGAGATGTCCATCTCCCCTCACCAGCTGTAGAGATTCTCCCTTCAAAG ACAGCTCATCCCTACAAATATGCAGGGGAGAACGTCGATTTGCAAGgtctcaatgtttttaag GGTAGAGTTAGTGTGGCTGATATAATTGGCTTCAATGGATCAGAGTCTATATCTTCAAAGCCTGAAG gCTATCTGAAATCTTGGGACAGTTCCATTGATCTTGTTAATGTCCTTAAGCATGAGATTCGTGACGGACAGCTGAGCTTTAGGGGCAAAAGAGTACTTGAG CTGGGTTGTAGCTATGGACTTCCTGGAGTTTTTGCTTGCCTCAAG GGAGCAAGCATAGTGCACTTTCAAGACCTGAGTGCAGAAAGTGTTAGATGCACAACCATACCGAACGTCCTTGCGAATCTCGAACAAGCTCGGGACAGGCAGAGTAGACAGGCAGAGAGTCCCTTAACTCCGTCCAGACACAGTTTGAGCCCATCGGTACATTTTTACGCGGGCGATTGGGAAGAGCTCCCAACAGTGTTGTCCGTTGTTAGGGGTGATGGATTTGAAGGACCTACTGGAATGAGCTTGAGCTTCTCTGAAGAAGATTTTATGGATGGTTGCAGCAGTCAAGATGGTAGCATCATTGGGCATGAGTCTTCCTCGAGGAGATCGAGGAAACTATCGGGAAGTCGAGCATGGGAGAGGGCGAGTGAGAGCGATCAGGGAGAAGGTGGATACGATGTGATTTTAATGGCGGAAATCCCATATTCACTCAACTCTTTGAAGAAACTATACAGTCTTATGAAGAAG TGTGTGAGGCCACCATATGGAGTGTTATACTTGGCGACCAAGAAGAATTACGTCGGTTTCAATAGCGGAGCGAGGCATTTGAGGAGTTTGGTCGACGAGGAAGGCGTTTTTGGAGCTCACTTGGTGAAGGAGATGACTGACAGAGACATTTGGAAGTTCTTTCTCAAGTGA
- the LOC111799601 gene encoding histidine protein methyltransferase 1 homolog isoform X2 — MGTMRAPSLLAQCLPGLVPQDKGSQSTPSISERDVHLPSPAVEILPSKTAHPYKYAGENVDLQGLNVFKGRVSVADIIGFNGSESISSKPEGYLKSWDSSIDLVNVLKHEIRDGQLSFRGKRVLELGCSYGLPGVFACLKGASIVHFQDLSAESVRCTTIPNVLANLEQARDRQSRQAESPLTPSRHSLSPSVHFYAGDWEELPTVLSVVRGDGFEGPTGMSLSFSEEDFMDGCSSQDGSIIGHESSSRRSRKLSGSRAWERASESDQGEGGYDVILMAEIPYSLNSLKKLYSLMKKCVRPPYGVLYLATKKNYVGFNSGARHLRSLVDEEGVFGAHLVKEMTDRDIWKFFLK, encoded by the exons ATGG GTACAATGAGAGCACCATCATTACTTGCGCAATGCTTGCCTGGTTTGGTGCCCCAAGATAAAGGAAGCCAGAGCACTCCCTCCATTTCAGAGAGAGATGTCCATCTCCCCTCACCAGCTGTAGAGATTCTCCCTTCAAAG ACAGCTCATCCCTACAAATATGCAGGGGAGAACGTCGATTTGCAAGgtctcaatgtttttaag GGTAGAGTTAGTGTGGCTGATATAATTGGCTTCAATGGATCAGAGTCTATATCTTCAAAGCCTGAAG gCTATCTGAAATCTTGGGACAGTTCCATTGATCTTGTTAATGTCCTTAAGCATGAGATTCGTGACGGACAGCTGAGCTTTAGGGGCAAAAGAGTACTTGAG CTGGGTTGTAGCTATGGACTTCCTGGAGTTTTTGCTTGCCTCAAG GGAGCAAGCATAGTGCACTTTCAAGACCTGAGTGCAGAAAGTGTTAGATGCACAACCATACCGAACGTCCTTGCGAATCTCGAACAAGCTCGGGACAGGCAGAGTAGACAGGCGGAGAGTCCCTTAACTCCGTCCAGACACAGTTTGAGCCCATCGGTACATTTTTACGCGGGCGATTGGGAAGAGCTCCCAACAGTGTTGTCCGTTGTTAGGGGTGATGGATTTGAAGGACCTACTGGAATGAGCTTGAGCTTCTCTGAAGAAGATTTTATGGATGGTTGCAGCAGTCAAGATGGTAGCATCATTGGGCATGAGTCTTCCTCGAGGAGATCGAGGAAACTATCGGGAAGTCGAGCATGGGAGAGGGCGAGTGAGAGCGATCAGGGAGAAGGTGGATACGATGTGATTTTAATGGCGGAAATCCCATATTCACTCAACTCTTTGAAGAAACTATACAGTCTTATGAAGAAG TGTGTGAGGCCACCATATGGAGTGTTATACTTGGCGACCAAGAAGAATTACGTCGGTTTCAATAGCGGAGCGAGGCATTTGAGGAGTTTGGTCGACGAGGAAGGCGTTTTTGGAGCTCACTTGGTGAAGGAGATGACTGACAGAGACATTTGGAAGTTCTTTCTCAAGTGA
- the LOC111799601 gene encoding histidine protein methyltransferase 1 homolog isoform X1 has protein sequence MGACNIGTMRAPSLLAQCLPGLVPQDKGSQSTPSISERDVHLPSPAVEILPSKTAHPYKYAGENVDLQGLNVFKGRVSVADIIGFNGSESISSKPEGYLKSWDSSIDLVNVLKHEIRDGQLSFRGKRVLELGCSYGLPGVFACLKGASIVHFQDLSAESVRCTTIPNVLANLEQARDRQSRQAESPLTPSRHSLSPSVHFYAGDWEELPTVLSVVRGDGFEGPTGMSLSFSEEDFMDGCSSQDGSIIGHESSSRRSRKLSGSRAWERASESDQGEGGYDVILMAEIPYSLNSLKKLYSLMKKCVRPPYGVLYLATKKNYVGFNSGARHLRSLVDEEGVFGAHLVKEMTDRDIWKFFLK, from the exons ATGG GTGCTTGTAATATAGGTACAATGAGAGCACCATCATTACTTGCGCAATGCTTGCCTGGTTTGGTGCCCCAAGATAAAGGAAGCCAGAGCACTCCCTCCATTTCAGAGAGAGATGTCCATCTCCCCTCACCAGCTGTAGAGATTCTCCCTTCAAAG ACAGCTCATCCCTACAAATATGCAGGGGAGAACGTCGATTTGCAAGgtctcaatgtttttaag GGTAGAGTTAGTGTGGCTGATATAATTGGCTTCAATGGATCAGAGTCTATATCTTCAAAGCCTGAAG gCTATCTGAAATCTTGGGACAGTTCCATTGATCTTGTTAATGTCCTTAAGCATGAGATTCGTGACGGACAGCTGAGCTTTAGGGGCAAAAGAGTACTTGAG CTGGGTTGTAGCTATGGACTTCCTGGAGTTTTTGCTTGCCTCAAG GGAGCAAGCATAGTGCACTTTCAAGACCTGAGTGCAGAAAGTGTTAGATGCACAACCATACCGAACGTCCTTGCGAATCTCGAACAAGCTCGGGACAGGCAGAGTAGACAGGCGGAGAGTCCCTTAACTCCGTCCAGACACAGTTTGAGCCCATCGGTACATTTTTACGCGGGCGATTGGGAAGAGCTCCCAACAGTGTTGTCCGTTGTTAGGGGTGATGGATTTGAAGGACCTACTGGAATGAGCTTGAGCTTCTCTGAAGAAGATTTTATGGATGGTTGCAGCAGTCAAGATGGTAGCATCATTGGGCATGAGTCTTCCTCGAGGAGATCGAGGAAACTATCGGGAAGTCGAGCATGGGAGAGGGCGAGTGAGAGCGATCAGGGAGAAGGTGGATACGATGTGATTTTAATGGCGGAAATCCCATATTCACTCAACTCTTTGAAGAAACTATACAGTCTTATGAAGAAG TGTGTGAGGCCACCATATGGAGTGTTATACTTGGCGACCAAGAAGAATTACGTCGGTTTCAATAGCGGAGCGAGGCATTTGAGGAGTTTGGTCGACGAGGAAGGCGTTTTTGGAGCTCACTTGGTGAAGGAGATGACTGACAGAGACATTTGGAAGTTCTTTCTCAAGTGA